The following are encoded in a window of Dryobates pubescens isolate bDryPub1 chromosome 34, bDryPub1.pri, whole genome shotgun sequence genomic DNA:
- the LOC104302559 gene encoding translation initiation factor IF-2, whose product MPDASRQQPLAAERRPGLFPFAVCLHSAPPPGSAPRHSPPRAQPPGLSPPGLSPPAPPPAQPPRAQPPTPRLSPPAPLPGSVPRSAPGSALDTAPRLSPPAQPPAPLPGSVPRSAPDSAPGSAPRSVPPGSVPHSPTQSPGSSPRLSPPLCPRLSPRHSPPAQPPAQPPALPPAQPSTQPPGSAPRLSPPLSPPTQPPGSPPRLSPPLCPRLSPRHSPPAQPPAQPPDSAPRLSSPPLPASAPRLSPRLSPPLSPRLPSPAQPPGLSPPLPGSAPRSAPRLSPPLSPRLRSPAQPPGSPPRLSPPLSPPAQPPAPLPGSAPRLSPRLRSPPQPPAPAARIAGQPRGAAGLCLGPCCPLASCCVWLCLAQTEFKRVAEDNVTLPCHHRLGLLEQGSLDIEWLLHISETVQKAVITYSGGRVYDDLNEEQKGRVSFTSNFLAGDASLQITSLQSSDAGKYICKVKNAGQYEWARITLKVVEKPSKPKCWLEGELLEGKELSLQCRSASGTAPISYRWQRIGEGEERAEPLPPTSRVNISNPGQVLLKNLTQLSTGLYQCIATNEAGQESCVLQVTVQRAQNVSMIAGAVCGVLLGLSLLLLVVRLTIRRKEKKRYEEEEAPNEIREDAEAPKAHLVKPSSSSSGSRSSRSGSSSTRSTANSACRSQRTLSTQATPHLTPPRCGRADRQGKEAEPRKVDYSSLVKMGGTLVMVPAQSRAFQTV is encoded by the exons ATGCCAGATGCTTCACGTCAGCAGCCCTTGGCAGCTGAGCGCCGGCCAGGGCTCTTCCCCTTTGCTGTCTGTTTGCACAGcgccccccccccgggctcAGCCCCCCGGCACAGCCCCCCCCGGGCTCAGCCCCCCGGGCTCAGCCCCCCCGGGCTCAGCCCCCCGGCTCCGCCCCCCGCTCAGCCCCCCCGGGCTCAGCCCCCCACTCCCCGCCTCAGCCCCCCGGCTCCCCTCCCCGGCTCAGTCCCCCGCTCTGCCCCCGGCTCAGCCCTCGACACAGCCCCCCGGCTCAGCCCCCCGGCTCAGCCCCCGGCTCCCCTCCCCGGCTCAGTCCCCCGCTCTGCCCCCGACTCAGCCCCCGGCTCAGCCCCCCGCTCAGTCCCCCCGGGCTCAGTCCCCCACTCCCCGACTCAGTCCCCCGGCTCCTCTCCCCGGCTCAGTCCCCCGCTCTGCCCCCGGCTCAGCCCTCGACACAGCCCCCCGGCTCAGCCCCCCGCTCAGCCCCCGGCTCTGCCCCCGGCTCAGCCCTCGACACAGCCCCCCGGCTCAGCCCCCCGGCTCAGCCCCCCGCTCAGCCCCCCGACTCAGCCCCCCGGCTCCCCTCCCCGGCTCAGCCCCCCGCTCTGCCCCCGGCTCAGCCCTCGACACAGCCCCCCGGCTCAGCCCCCCGCTCAGCCCCCCGACTCAGCCCCCcggctctcctctcctcccctccccgcctcAGCCCCCCGGCTCAGCCCCCGCCTCAGCCCCCCGCTCAGCCCCCGGCTCCCCTCCCCGGCACAGCCCCCCGGGCTCAGCCCCCCACTCCCCGGCTCAGCCCCCCGCTCAGCCCCCCGGCTCAGCCCCCCGCTCAGCCCCCGGCTCCGCTCCCCGGCTCAGCCCCCCGGCTCCCCTCCCCGGCTCAGCCCCCCGCTCAGCCCCCCGGCACAGCCCCCGGCTCCCCTCCCCGGCTCAGCCCCCCGGCTCAGCCCCCGGCTCCGCTCCCCGCCTCAGCCCCCGGCCCCCGCGGCTCGGATCGCAGGGCAGCCCCGCGGAGCTGcggggctctgcctggggccGTGCTGCCCTCTCG CTTCCTGCTGTGTTTGGCTGTGCCTGGCCCAGACTGAGTTTAAGAGAGTGGCTGAAGACAACgtgaccctgccctgccaccaccgcctggggctgctggagcaaggCAGCCTGGACATTGAGTGGCTGCTGCACATCTCTGAAACAGTCCAGAAAGCG gtgATCACCTACTCGGGGGGCCGTGTCTATGACGACCTGAATGAGGAGCAGAAAGGGAGAGTGTCCTTCACATCCAACTTCCTGGCTGGAGATGCCTCCCTGCAgatcacctccctgcagtcCAGCGACGCAGGGAAGTACATTTGCAAGGTTAAGAACGCTGGGCAGTACGAGTGGGCTCGCATCACCCTCAAGGTTGTAg AGAAACCTTCCAAGcccaagtgctggctggagggggagctgctggaagggaaggagctgtccctgcagtgcCGTTCAGCCTCGGGCACTGCACCCATCTCCTACCGCTGGCAGCGCATCGGcgagggggaggagagagctgagcccctgccccccacctccagAGTCA aCATTTCTAATCCTGGGCAAGTCCTGCTGAAGAACCTCacccagctgagcacagggctgtacCAATGCATTGCCACCAACGAGGCTGGCCaggagagctgtgtgctgcaggtgaCAGTGCAGC gtgcCCAAAACGTCAGCATGATCGCTGGAGCAGTctgtggggtgctgctggggctctccctcctcctcctggtggTGAGGCTGACCAtcaggaggaaagagaagaagagatatgaggaagaggaggcaccAAATGAAATCAG GGAGGACGCAGAGGCACCCAAGGCTCATCTGGTGAAGCCCAGCTCCTCTTCCTCGGGCTCCAGGAGCTCTCGCTCGGGCTCCTCCTCCACCCGCTCGACAGCCAACAGTGCCTGCCGCAGCCAGCGGACTCTCTCCACCCAGGCTACTCCCCACCTCACCCCTCCGCGCTGCGGCCGTGCCgacaggcaggggaaggaagcGGAGCCCAGGAAAGTCGACTACAGCAGCCTGGTGAAGATGGGAGGCACGCTGGTGATGgtgcctgcccagagcagagccttccAGACGGTGTGA